The Salinicoccus roseus DNA segment TCGTCGCCGGAACTGCAGCGGAAGTACTCTCGACACTCGATGAAATGGCGTCCAAAACGGGAATCGATGAACTGATGTTCCACCTGCCGACGCATGATGCAGCCCTACGGCATGAGACGGTTCAAGCACTGGCGCCCGTACATACAATACATGCTGCACAAAAATCCAATACACTTTAGACCCCTCATGAACAGACGGCCTTGTCGGCCGTCTTTTATTTTTGACTAAAGAACTATGATATTCTATAATGTTCTAATCCTATCAATTCAATAAGAAAAGGAGTCTTATAGATGACCACAAGAGTTCAACCCGTTAATGAAGCAAGGGATCCGGTAAGACGTGATTCACTTGCTTTGAGTCCGCCCCAAAAAGCATTGGTTGGCGGCGGTATTGCAGTCAGTTTCATCTTATTTCTATACTTGGCGGCCACACAGTCGATGATGCAGCCCATGCTGATGATCATTGGCCTGCTGCTCGGTTTCACATTGTTCCATGCCCGATTCGGTTTCACTTCGGCCTTCAGGCGCATGATGTCGGTGGGCAATGGCCAGGCGATGCGTGCCCATATGCTGATGCTGGCTGTGGCCGTGACATTATTTGCACCCATTCTGGCCTTCGGCACCACCTTTTTCGGCGAGGCGGTTTCTGGCTATGTCTCCCCGGTCGGTGTAAGTCTGATCGTCGGCGCATTCATCTTCGGCATCGGCATGCAGCTTGGCGGCGGCTGTGCCTCAGGCACGCTCTATGCCATCGGCGGCGGCCGTACCGTCATGTTCATCACGCTGATATTCTTTATTGTCGGTGCAACAGTGGGCGCATATCACCTGCCATTCTGGACAGAGGAGATGCCTTCATTCGAACCCGTTTCACTCGCAACATCGACCGGTCTCGGCTACGGGGGCGCATGGATTGTATCCCTCATAATATTCGGCTTGATTGCACTGGCCACAATCATCATCGAAAAGAAGAGGAATGCACCAAAAATGGCACCCCTTCCTACTTCACGCGGATGGAAGCGTCTGGTCAGGGGCTCATGGCCACTGTTCGCTGCGGCCATCGCGCTTGCGGTACTCAACGCCCTGACACTGATGACACGGGGCCAGCCTTGGGGCATCACTTCAGCATTTGCACTTTGGGGCTCGAAGGTCGCCGGCTTCTTCGGCATCGATGTTGCAGAATGGGGATACTGGCAGGGAGCGAATGCAGCCGCACTCGAATCCTCCATATTCGCCGACACCACGACCGTACTCAACTTCGGCGTCATCCTGGGTGCATTCATTGCATCTGCGGCAGGCGGCCTGTTCAAATTCACGAAAATCACCTTGGGCAACTTTTCAGCCTCCGTCATTGGCGGGCTGTTGATGGGTTATGGTGCCCGTCTTGCATTCGGATGCAACATAGGCGCCTATTTCGGGGGCATCGCCTCCTTCAGCATGCATGGATACATCTGGGGCATACTGGCGCTTGCCGGTACATTCCTGGCGCTCTATCTTCGTCCACTTTTCGGACTTTCCGTGCCAAAATCCAATGATTCCGTATGCTGATATGAAGGCTGGGTGCGTCTTTAAAGATGCACCCTTTTTTTATCACATTCAACGTCTCCTGATGATTAGAAACAGCGCATTTAGGATAAAGTATATGGGATAACAACAATAAAGGGGAATGTCATAATGAGAAATCACACGCAACAGTATATAAACGGCGAATGGGTTGAAAGCGCAAGTGGAGAAACAATCGATGTCATAAATCCAGCAACCGGTGAAGCCTTCGGCAAGATCGCCAAGGGTAATGCTGAAGATGTAGATAAGGCCGTAGAAGCCGCGCACTCCGTCTACCTTGAATTCCGCCATACACCAGTGGAGGAAAGACGTGAAATGCTGGACAGGATTGTCGAGGAATACGAAAATCGTAAGGAAGACTTGATCGAGGCGATTACAGATGAGCTTGGTTCCCCGCTCGAGATGTCGGAAAAGACGCATTATCAGGCTGGACTCAACCACTTCACAGCCGCAAGGGATGCGCTTGATACATTCGAATTTGAAGAGCAGCGTGGTGATCATCTCGTAGTCAAGGAAGCGATCGGGGTTTCAGGACTCATCACCCCCTGGAACTTCCCGACGAACCAGACCGCATTGAAGCTGGCTGCTGCCTTTGCAGCAGGCAGCCCTGTAGTGATGAAGCCTTCAGAGGAAACACCTTTTGCAGCCATCATCCTCGCTGAAATCTTCGAGGCTGCCGGGGTGCCGAAAGGCGTATTCAACCTCGTGAATGGAAATGGTGAAGGTGTAGGGAACCCGCTCAGTGAACATCCGAAAGTCCGTATGATGTCATTCACCGGCTCCGGTCCTACAGGCTCCAAAATCATGGAGAAGGCAAGCAGGGACTTCAAGAAGGTCTCCCTGGAACTCGGTGGAAAATCGCCGCTCATCATCCTCGAGGATGCGGATGTCGAAGAGGCTGCCAAAATTGCCGTCAAAAAGGTCGTCCATAATACCGGACAGGTATGCACGGCGGGCACCCGGACCCTGGTCCCGGAATCCATGAAGGAAGCATTCCTGGAAGCGGCCAAGAAGGAAATGGAACAGGTGAAAGTCGGAGACCCGCGTAAAGAGGGGACTGCTGTCGGCCCTCTCGTCAGCCGGAAACAGTTTGATACTGTGCAGTCCTATATTGAGAAGGGGACAGAGGAAGGTGCAACACTCTCCCATGGCGGCGCTGGTCAGCCGGATGGCCTCGACAAAGGGTTCTTCGTCAGACCGACCATCTTCTCTGATGTCAAAAATGACATGGTCATCGCCCAAGAGGAGATTTTCGGCCCTGTGATGTCCGTCATCACCTATAGGAATCTTGATGAAGCAATTGAGATTGCGAACGATACCAAATACGGTCTTGCCGGCTATGTCTTCGGTGAAGACATGGATACCCTTAAAGATGTCGCCCGCCGCATTGAAGCAGGTACAGTCGAAATCAATGGTGCAGGCGGACGTAAAGATCTGCCGTTTGGCGGCTATAAACAGTCAGGAATCGGACGCGAGTGGGGAGATTACGGCATCGAGGAGTTCCTCGAAGTCAAAGCGATCAAAGGCTATTTCAAATAAATTTCCAAAAGTACCCCAATCCTTCCCCGGATTGGGGTATACGTATATATAGAGGAAAAGGGGGAATACACTGTGAAAAAACTGATCAATGACAAAGAACGCTTCCTCTCGGATATGCTAGACGGTCTGAAACATCGTGATCCGGCAATCGAGGTGATTGAAGGAACGGTAGTCGTCAGGAAAGACAGGAAGAAGAAAGGGGTCGCTCTTGTTTCCGGAGGAGGTAGCGGTCATGAGCCCGCCCATGCCGGATATGTGGCGCAAGGTATGCTTGATGCTGCAGTCTGCGGCGAAGTATTCACCTCGCCGACGCCGGATAAGGTGCTTTCAGCAATAAAAGCCGTGGATAATGGTGATGGTGTCCTGCTCGTCATCAAAAACTATAGCGGTGATGTCATGAACTTCGAGATGGCCCAGGAAATGGCGGAAGCAGAAGGATACCGCGTCGCTTCAGTAGTTGTCAGGGATGATGTTGCGATCGATAATGAAGAGCAAAGACGGGGAGTGGCAGGGACTGTACTCGTCCATAAATACGCAGGATATCTCGCAGAGCAGGGTGTTCCACTCGATGACATCGTAAAGAAAGTACAGGAAATGATGACTTCACTCTATTCCATCGGTATGGCGCTCCACCCATGCCTTGTGCCGACGACCGGGGAGTATGGGTTTGACCTGTCGGAAGATGAAATGGAAATAGGAATCGGCATCCATGGGGAAAAAGGTATTTCCCGGGAAAAGTCCGAGACTGTCGACAAGATCGTCGATCGACTGCTCGATGAGCTGTTCAAGTACACCGACACTTCCCAAATGATCCTTATGATCAATGGAATGGGAGCCACGCCGGAGAGCGAACTCAGCATCGTCACGAAGTATGTGATGGAGGCGATGGATCAGCGTGGGCTCAAAGTCTCCAAACTGCTGGTCGGTGACTATATGACAGCACTCGACATGCAGGGGTTCTCCCTGACCGTGCTTGACGGAGAGGACGAAGTCATCACAGCAATCGAGGCAGATACAGGATCCAAGTATTTCTAATGGGAGGCGACCGAAATGAATGCCGAAAAGCTGCTTGAACAGATGCATGGGTTAAAATCCGTGTTTGATGAAAAGGAAGGCGAACTGACAGGACTGGATCGTGAAATCGGCGACGGGGACCACGGGGTCAATATGAAGCGTGGATTTTCAGCCGTAAATGAAAAGGTTGGGTCCGGTTCGACACAGGAAATACTGAAACAGACCGGGATGACGCTGATGAGCTCCATCGGTGGTGCAAGTGGACCACTCTATGGATTCAGCTTCGTTAAAATGAGTGAAGTGGCCAAAGAGGAAATTAATGGTGACAACCTGATTGAAATGTTGGAGGTGTTCGATAGGACCGTGGCTGAGAAGGGCAAGGTCGAAGGCGGCGAAAAGACGATGTATGATGTCATTTCCAAATCCGCAGATCTGCTCCGCGATAAAGGATCACTCAGCCTGGAAGACCTCCAGCAACTGGCAGAGGAGACGAAGGATATGATTGCGACTAAAGGGCGTGCCGCCTATTTCAAGGAGAAGTCCAAAGGGACGATCGACCCCGGTGCGCAAAGTGCCGTCTATATCATCCATGCACTGGGAGCAGGTGTTGAAAAATGACCGAGATTCTTATCATCAGCCATAGCAGCGAAATTGCACAAGGTACCCGTGCGCTGGTTTCCCAGATGGCAGGGGACACCATCATCCACGCCTCCGGCGGGGTAGACGGGGGCATCGGCACCAACATCGACCAGATCAATGACATGATTGGAAAAATAGGGTCGGATACCATCTGCTTCTACGATATCGGCTCCAGCAGAATGAACCTGGAAATGGCGGTTGAAATGTATGATGGAGAGCATAAATTGCACATATCGGAAGCTCCCATAGTCGAAGGTGCCTTTTTGGCTGCTGTTGAAAACAGTGTAGGCTCCTCTACGGAAGCTATCCTTGAAAAACTCGATACGATGAAGAAATGATCATGTAACCTCCTGCTTATTTAAAGCGGGAGGTTTTCATTTTCTGATCTCGTTAAAGATATGCTCAAAGTCCGATCTGTCAAAAATGACAGGCACAGGATACAGCGGGTTCGCTTCCCGATATGCTTTTTCTATCATACCTGGGATATCCTCATCTTTTATACCTTCCACTTTTTCAGGTATGCCCATCTTTTCATTCATTCTTCTGATTGCCGCAATGAACGCAGCAGCTTTAACCGCCTCTGTTTCTGTAGGGTGCCCGATTCCTGCAACATCCGCTAATTCCGAGAGGGGCTTATACACTGCTGACCCATAGTATTCAAGCACGTGGGGCATTATAACGGCGTTAGCCCACCCATGCGGCACGTTATAATGACCGCCCAGTGTATGGGCGATGGCATGGATGTTCCCTACATATGCACGGGTGAACGCCAGTCCCGCCTTAAAGGCTGCCTGCTGCATCTCACGCCTCGCCTTCAGATCATGTCCGTTATTATGGGAGGCTTCAAGATTATCGAAGACGAGTCTGACCGTCTCCTTGGCATAGGATGCAGTTGCCTTTGTATTGCTTCTGCCGATATATGATTCCACTGCATGAGTGAGCGCATCCATACCAGTCATCGCTGTAACTTCTTGAGGCAGATCCAGTGTCAGATAGGGATCGAGTACAGCCACATGCGGAATGAGGGAGGTGTCCATCAGAACATATTTTTCATGGGTATCCCTATCGGAGATGACCGCAGCCAGTGTACCTTCACTTCCCGTTCCGGCAGTTGTCGGCACCGCAAAAAAGGGGGGCATATTTCTTCTCAACTTAAACACGCCCCGCATGGCGGATAAGCTTTTATCAGGCCTCGCGATCCTCGCACCCAGACATTTCGCACAATCCATCGCCGAGCCCCCTCCAAAAGCTACTATCCCTTCAGATTGCGCTTCATTGTATTGCCCGACGGCCGCTTCCACATTCTGGATCGTGGGGTTGGCAAGAGTATCACTGTAGACGGTACAGTGAATCCCCCTCATCTCCAACTGTTCCAACATGACATCTGTAAGACCCGCTTCCAGTATTCCCTTATCAGTGACCACAAACAATCTGCTTATACCAGCTGCACTGACGAGTGCCGGCAAACGGTCGAGACTATGTACGCCTTCAACAACGAGCGGTGTCCTCCATGGCATATTTTCCATCGCAGCCTTCATGAGCTTCTGATATCCCCTGTAGTAGGGTTTACGCATATCCATTTCCCCCTTTTATCTTTCAGAATTCAATTTCACTATATTTCCCATATTATATCATCCGGATTTTGCATCCCTTCAAGCTTCTCTCTTCAAAAAAATAAAAAGCACCCTATAGACGTTTTGTCTGCAGAGTGCCTGACATTTAATTGAAGTTATATTCTGTAACGATTGGCGCACGTTCCCCGGACAGGTTATTGAAGTATTCGAAGAAGCTGATGCCCAGGTAGCTGCCACTGATATTCATGACATTTCCAAAGCCAGTGTTCTTCAGGATCCTAACGGCATTATAACTGCGTTGTCCTGTACGGCAATGCAAATATACCGGGATATCCTGGGGTATTTCGTCCATCTTGTTCCTGAGTTCCGACAGCGGGATGTTATGGGAGCCTTTCAGGTGCCCTGTTTCATATTCATTGGTTTCCCTCACATCTATGATATAGGCGTCTGCCTCGACAAGTTCACGCACCTTTGAAACAGGAACTTGTTCAAGATCGCCATTCAGGATGTTTTCCGCTGCGAGCCCAGCAACGTTGACGACGTCCTTGGCTGTACCGTGCATAGGGGAGTAGGCAAGTTCGAGGTTTTTGAGGTCTTCGATCGTTCCATCCATTTTTATGAGTGTTGCGATGACATCAATCCGCTTGTCTACATTTCCTTTTCCGACAGCCTGGGCGCCAAGTACTTTTTTCGACTGCTTATCGAACAGAAGTTTGAAATGCATCGGGTGACTGTTCGGCATCAGACCAACCTTATCCTGTGGAATGACATAGACCGTACCGTAGTCTGCTCCGAAAGCGACCGCCAGCTTTTCATTCAGGCCGGTGGACGCTGCATTGTAATCGAACACCTTGACTACACTGGTGCCGATGACCGGCGTTTCTGCGCCATCCCTGCCGAAGATGTCATTCGCTACAGTGCGTGCCTGCCTCTGTGCTGGACCGGCGAGAGCCAGCCGTGTTGCTGCACCGGTAATTTTATGGGTGACTTCGATGGCATCACCGATGGCATATATATTTTCATCTGAAGTACGGTAGTGGGTATCCACTTTGATGCCCCCCGTTTTTCCGATTTCTAGGCCTGCCTGTGAAACAAGCTTCGTTTCAGGTGCGACGCCGATGGCCATTATAACCATATCGGTATCCAGGGCATTGCCGTCACTGAATTTGATGCTGGCATCCTCTATTCCTGCAACGGCAGTATTCACTCTCAAGTCCACCCCATTGTCATGGAGTGATTTATGGATGATCTGGACCATATCGTAATCGAACGGGGCCATGACCTGGTTCTGTGCTTCGATCAGCGATACTTTAGTGCCACGTTCTACAAGATTCTCTGCAACTTCCAGACCGATGAATCCACCGCCGACGATCGACACATGTTTTACGTCATTCTCATCGATGTATGAATCAATCTTCCTTATGTCTGCGACATTACGCAGGGAGAATACGTGGGACTTATCGATACCAGTGATGCTTGGTGGCATGATCGGCTTTGCCCCTGGGGAGAGTACCAGCTTATCGTATGATTCTTCATACGTCTCACCGCTGTTCAGATCCTTCACAACAACTTTGCTGTTTTCCCTGTCGATTTCCATTACTTCATTCAAGGTTCTGACATCTATATTATATTGGTTCAAAAATTTCTCTTCAGACATGACAAGCAGTTTGTTGCTGTCATCCACTACATCACTCAAATAGTAGGGCAGGGAGCAGTTCGAATAGGAGACATGTTCTCCACGTTCAAACATGATGATTTCTGCAGACTCGTCCATCCTTCTGATTCGTGTAGCGGCTGTGGCGCCTCCGGCCACTCCTCCAACAATTGCAATTTTCATTCAATCGTCCTCCTATGCTTTGTTGACTTAATTTTATACCCCTTAGGGTATACAGTCAATGTGAAAATTTTAACATTTATGAACAAATAGTGACACGAGGCATGCGTTAAAAAAGCCAACCCCCGAGGGATTGGCTACTGTTTGACGTTATTCATCTTCAAAGTTTCCTCAAGACGGAATCGGGCAAGCAGTCCTGCTATGAATGGTATCAACGCCACCAGTCCGATCGCCCATGTCACACCCATGAAGTCTGCAATCACACCAGCAAGGAGCGCACCGAAAGCGTATCCGCTGTCCCTCCAGAAGCGGTACACGCCCATCGACGATGCCCGCCATCCTGGGGCGGCAACATCACTGATGGCTGCCTGCAGGGTGGGGTAGACCATGGCCGTACCGATTCCGAGTACTATGGCACCTGCCATCCATAGGGGATAGCTTCCCACAGCCAGAATGAACCACAACGCGGCTGCCTGAGTCCACATCCCATAGGTGATGAGTTTCCTGCGCCCCAGCTTATCGCTCAAAGCCCCGGTAAAAAGCTGGAAAACGCCCCAAGCGGCAGGATATACAGCTACTATCGTCCCGATCTGTGTGACACTCAGTCCGACAGTCGTGAAATAGAGGGGGAAGAGCCCCCACGCCATGCCGTCCTTGAGATTGGTCGACATGCCTGCAAAGCTTGCGGTTGAAAGGTTACGGTCCTGCCATGTCGTCTTCTGGAAGACTTCTTTGGCCGACATTTCGTTCTTCTCATCCTTGGCGGCCGCCATCTGCACTTTCAGATGTCCCTCCGTATCTTTTATGATCAAGGACAGGAGCAGTCCGATGACACCAATTGCAATGCCGATATAGAAAGGTTCAGGCCGCAGTGAATAGGTGGACGCTACGTATCCGGAGACCGCCGCCAGTACAGCCACCCCGGAATATCCTGCAAATTCATTCAGCCCTACCGCCGTGCCCCTCTGGTCTGCCTTGGACAGGTCGATCTTCATGTTCACAGTCATCGACCAGGCGAGCCCCTGATTGATGCCGAGCAGGACATTGGCCAGTACGATCACCCACCAGGCATGCGCAAAGATGATCAGTACCGGCACGAACAGGCCGATTACCCATCCTGCCAGCAGCACTTTCTTCCTTCCATACCTGTCTGCTATACTTCCGGCGAAATAATTGATGATGGCCTTGGAAAAGCCGAAGCTGATGATGAAGCTCAGCGCAGCACTTGTGGAGGCAAGCCCGAACTCCTCTTCCCCAAGGAGCGGCAGCACTGTCCTTTCTATCCCCACCATGGAACCGACGAACAGATTCGCCACTACAAGGAGTATAAATTGGGCAAGATTGTTTTGTATGCCTACTTTTGGCTGGTTCATCCCGTCTTCTCCCCCAACTACAAAATTTTATGCCTAATTATGATGAAAATTATTATCATCTTCAGCAGCTCATGTAAAAGATGCTGACTCAAGGAATCCTGCATCGGAAAAGACCGCCTTTTGCGAAGTTGTAATCACCATATTATTTTGTTATTATAAATAACGCTGTGCTCAAAATCACTTTTTACACTGCGTCTGCAAAAGATACTTATCATACAACTATACATTTCAAAGGAGGACTTTTGTCCGATGGAAAATCCTACACAACCAAGCGGTAGAAAATTATCAAAAGTATTCATTTATGCTTCCATAATCGTGGGAATCATGGTGGTCCTCGGTGCCGTCTTCCCGGACCGGTTTGGCCAAGTCACCGGCAATGTCGGTTCATGGGTCATTGAATACTTCGGCTGGTACTATCTGATCATCACCACATTGATGGTCTTCTTCTGTATCTTCCTCGTCTTCAGCCCGATCGGTAAATTGAAACTCGGCAAACCGTACCATAAGCCGGAATTCCACACCATCTCATGGCTCGCCATGCTGTTCAGTGCCGGAATGGGAATCGGCCTCGTGTTCTATGGTGCAGCGGAACCGATCCAGCACTATATGGGCCCGCCGACGGCCGATCCTGAAACGGATGCCGCCATGGTGGAGGCATTGCGCTCAACCTTCTTCCACTACGGCTTCCATGCATGGGCGATGTATGGCGTCGTTGCCCTTGCCCTCGCATATTCACAGTTCAGGAAAGGCGAGGTCGGTCTTCTTTCCAAGACGCTTCGACCGATACTCGGTGATCGTGTCGATGGTCCGATCGGCATTGCTGTGGACGTACTTTCCGTGTTTGCAACCATCATCGGTGTCGCCGTATCCCTTGGTGTCGGCACATTGCAGATCAATGGTGGATTGAACTATCTCTTTGGTCTGCCCATCAACATCATGGTCCAGGGCATCATCATAGCAGTCGTTACATTCCTGTTCCTGATCAGTGCGTGGAGCGGACTGAGCAAGGGAATCCAGTACTTGAGCAACCTGAATATGGGCCTTGCGGGCATCCTTCTCATTGCTGTACTCATCCTCGGTCCGACGATGATGATCCTCAACATGATGAATACATCAACAGGTGCCATGCTCGATACATTCCTGTATAACAGCCTTGATGTCGCGCCCCTGAACCAGCAGAAGAGCGAGTGGCTTGAAGTATGGACCATCTACTACTGGGGCTGGTGGATGAGCTGGAGTCCTTTCGTCGGTATATTCATAGCAAGGGTCTCCCGTGGACGTTCAGTGCGTGAATTCGTATTGGCGGTGCTGCTTGTACCGACACTCGTCAGCATCGTATGGTTCAGCGTCTTCGGTGTCACAGGCATCGAAATCGGAAAAACTGTACCAGCCATCTTCGATATGAATGCGGAAACGATGCTGTTCGGCATATTCAACGAACTTCCGCTGAGCATGGTGCTGTCAGTCATCGCACTGCTGCTCGTTTCATCATTCTTTGTAACTTCCGCCGACTCAGCTACGTATGTACTCGGCATGCAGACGGCATTCGGCTCTCTGCAGCCATCCAACAAGATAAAGATCGTATGGGGTATCGCACTGTCCTCAATCGCCTTCGTACTGCTGCTGTCAGGTGGGGATACAGGACTTGCCGCACTCCAGTCGGCAGCGATCATTTCAGCCTTCCCATTCAGTTTCATCATCATTTCGATGATGGTGTCATTCTATAAGGATGCGAACGAAGAGCGTAAATACCTTGGCCTTTCCATAACACCGAACAGGCAGCGCATGAAGGATTATATAGAAAAATCCAAGCGCGAACGTGCAGAAGAAATAAAAGCCGAGCAGGAAGCCGGCCATGAGCATCAATAGCTTCCTGAACCAGCACCGGATATCCATCCGGTGCTTTTTGTCTATATGCACCTTATCATTTTACAAACCATATCATCATAACTGATAATGGTATACAATCAAGTGATATAATGTAACATTTCCTTTCATGGAAATCGAAACGAATTTCAGCATCCTGCAATGGGACGGCCATGTCCAAAAAATTGAACATACCTCCTCCTTTTCATCCTAATTTATGGTCAACGCCATGATATGGCTTGCTGTACACTTGGGAATTTAAAGCTATATGCCCTTTTCAGCGATGTCCTCTTCATCATCGAAATTTTTAATCCCCACTGCTGCAGAATGTGCACCGGCTAAGAATCGAGAGGGCCCAAAAGAAAGGAGCAGAGGAATGAACGAAAAAATAAACTTAAGAAGCCAACGGAAAAATGAACACGTCAGACATGCCCTCGACCAGCCGTCACAGACAGCCATGTCCGACTTCGAAAACATCCGCTTCGTACACCAGTCCATCCCCTCCGTGGATATGGAAGACATTGATCTTTCCACCCGTATCGGCCCCTTTGAGGTTTCACGCCCCCTCTACATCAATGCAATGACCGGGGGAAGTGAATGGACACGCGAAATCAACCGGAAACTGGCGGAAGTAGCCCAGGCCACAGGCCTGCCGATGGCAGTGGGTTCCATGCACGCAGCCTTGAAACACCCCGAGCTCTCGGATTCCTTTACCATTGTCCGGGACAGACACCCCGATGGTATCGTATTCGCCAACGTGGGTGCAGATGTTTCTTTGGAAGGGGCAAAACGGGCCGTGGAGATGCTCCGGGCGGATGCTCTGCAGATACACATCAATGCACCCCAGGAGCTCATCATGCCTGAAGGCGACCGCAACTTCAAATCATGGCGGACCAATATCGAAAATATCGTTGAACATGCCGGGGTACCTGTAATAGTGAAGGAAGTCGGCTTCGGCATGAGCAGTGAGACACTCCAGATACTGAAAGATATTGGTGTAAAACATGCCGATGTTAGCGGCAGGGGCGGTACCAATTTCGCTTCCATAGAAAATACTCGACGTGAGAAGGCTGACATGGCCTACATGAGTGACTGGGGCCTTTCCACGCCCATTTCCCTCATTGAAGCCCAGCCTTTTCTTGAAGATATGGATATCCTGGCAAGCGGAGGCATCAAAACGCCCCTCGATGCGATGAAATGTCTGGCACTCGGGGCGAAAGCCATCGGCATGTCGCGCCTTATGCTGGAACAGGTGGAACACCATGGCATCGAAGCAGCCATCGAACATGTCGAGCAGTTCCACCATCAGATGTGTAAGATATCCA contains these protein-coding regions:
- a CDS encoding YeeE/YedE family protein, with product MTTRVQPVNEARDPVRRDSLALSPPQKALVGGGIAVSFILFLYLAATQSMMQPMLMIIGLLLGFTLFHARFGFTSAFRRMMSVGNGQAMRAHMLMLAVAVTLFAPILAFGTTFFGEAVSGYVSPVGVSLIVGAFIFGIGMQLGGGCASGTLYAIGGGRTVMFITLIFFIVGATVGAYHLPFWTEEMPSFEPVSLATSTGLGYGGAWIVSLIIFGLIALATIIIEKKRNAPKMAPLPTSRGWKRLVRGSWPLFAAAIALAVLNALTLMTRGQPWGITSAFALWGSKVAGFFGIDVAEWGYWQGANAAALESSIFADTTTVLNFGVILGAFIASAAGGLFKFTKITLGNFSASVIGGLLMGYGARLAFGCNIGAYFGGIASFSMHGYIWGILALAGTFLALYLRPLFGLSVPKSNDSVC
- a CDS encoding aldehyde dehydrogenase family protein, producing the protein MRNHTQQYINGEWVESASGETIDVINPATGEAFGKIAKGNAEDVDKAVEAAHSVYLEFRHTPVEERREMLDRIVEEYENRKEDLIEAITDELGSPLEMSEKTHYQAGLNHFTAARDALDTFEFEEQRGDHLVVKEAIGVSGLITPWNFPTNQTALKLAAAFAAGSPVVMKPSEETPFAAIILAEIFEAAGVPKGVFNLVNGNGEGVGNPLSEHPKVRMMSFTGSGPTGSKIMEKASRDFKKVSLELGGKSPLIILEDADVEEAAKIAVKKVVHNTGQVCTAGTRTLVPESMKEAFLEAAKKEMEQVKVGDPRKEGTAVGPLVSRKQFDTVQSYIEKGTEEGATLSHGGAGQPDGLDKGFFVRPTIFSDVKNDMVIAQEEIFGPVMSVITYRNLDEAIEIANDTKYGLAGYVFGEDMDTLKDVARRIEAGTVEINGAGGRKDLPFGGYKQSGIGREWGDYGIEEFLEVKAIKGYFK
- the dhaK gene encoding dihydroxyacetone kinase subunit DhaK, yielding MKKLINDKERFLSDMLDGLKHRDPAIEVIEGTVVVRKDRKKKGVALVSGGGSGHEPAHAGYVAQGMLDAAVCGEVFTSPTPDKVLSAIKAVDNGDGVLLVIKNYSGDVMNFEMAQEMAEAEGYRVASVVVRDDVAIDNEEQRRGVAGTVLVHKYAGYLAEQGVPLDDIVKKVQEMMTSLYSIGMALHPCLVPTTGEYGFDLSEDEMEIGIGIHGEKGISREKSETVDKIVDRLLDELFKYTDTSQMILMINGMGATPESELSIVTKYVMEAMDQRGLKVSKLLVGDYMTALDMQGFSLTVLDGEDEVITAIEADTGSKYF
- the dhaL gene encoding dihydroxyacetone kinase subunit DhaL, producing the protein MNAEKLLEQMHGLKSVFDEKEGELTGLDREIGDGDHGVNMKRGFSAVNEKVGSGSTQEILKQTGMTLMSSIGGASGPLYGFSFVKMSEVAKEEINGDNLIEMLEVFDRTVAEKGKVEGGEKTMYDVISKSADLLRDKGSLSLEDLQQLAEETKDMIATKGRAAYFKEKSKGTIDPGAQSAVYIIHALGAGVEK
- the dhaM gene encoding dihydroxyacetone kinase phosphoryl donor subunit DhaM, with translation MTEILIISHSSEIAQGTRALVSQMAGDTIIHASGGVDGGIGTNIDQINDMIGKIGSDTICFYDIGSSRMNLEMAVEMYDGEHKLHISEAPIVEGAFLAAVENSVGSSTEAILEKLDTMKK
- a CDS encoding iron-containing alcohol dehydrogenase, encoding MRKPYYRGYQKLMKAAMENMPWRTPLVVEGVHSLDRLPALVSAAGISRLFVVTDKGILEAGLTDVMLEQLEMRGIHCTVYSDTLANPTIQNVEAAVGQYNEAQSEGIVAFGGGSAMDCAKCLGARIARPDKSLSAMRGVFKLRRNMPPFFAVPTTAGTGSEGTLAAVISDRDTHEKYVLMDTSLIPHVAVLDPYLTLDLPQEVTAMTGMDALTHAVESYIGRSNTKATASYAKETVRLVFDNLEASHNNGHDLKARREMQQAAFKAGLAFTRAYVGNIHAIAHTLGGHYNVPHGWANAVIMPHVLEYYGSAVYKPLSELADVAGIGHPTETEAVKAAAFIAAIRRMNEKMGIPEKVEGIKDEDIPGMIEKAYREANPLYPVPVIFDRSDFEHIFNEIRK
- a CDS encoding FAD-dependent oxidoreductase gives rise to the protein MKIAIVGGVAGGATAATRIRRMDESAEIIMFERGEHVSYSNCSLPYYLSDVVDDSNKLLVMSEEKFLNQYNIDVRTLNEVMEIDRENSKVVVKDLNSGETYEESYDKLVLSPGAKPIMPPSITGIDKSHVFSLRNVADIRKIDSYIDENDVKHVSIVGGGFIGLEVAENLVERGTKVSLIEAQNQVMAPFDYDMVQIIHKSLHDNGVDLRVNTAVAGIEDASIKFSDGNALDTDMVIMAIGVAPETKLVSQAGLEIGKTGGIKVDTHYRTSDENIYAIGDAIEVTHKITGAATRLALAGPAQRQARTVANDIFGRDGAETPVIGTSVVKVFDYNAASTGLNEKLAVAFGADYGTVYVIPQDKVGLMPNSHPMHFKLLFDKQSKKVLGAQAVGKGNVDKRIDVIATLIKMDGTIEDLKNLELAYSPMHGTAKDVVNVAGLAAENILNGDLEQVPVSKVRELVEADAYIIDVRETNEYETGHLKGSHNIPLSELRNKMDEIPQDIPVYLHCRTGQRSYNAVRILKNTGFGNVMNISGSYLGISFFEYFNNLSGERAPIVTEYNFN